The following are encoded together in the Pseudomonas sp. IB20 genome:
- the macA gene encoding macrolide transporter subunit MacA encodes MLAVLAVAIGLVVYTVQAPADAPQYLTATAERGDIENAVLATGVLEGIKQVDVGAQVSGQLKSLKVKVGDKVKKGQWLAEIDPLILQNTLRKAQVDEENLQAQRRATAAQLKQAKSVYERYKGLQVDESVSRQDFEDAESTFQVQQANLLSLDAQIKSAHIQIDTAKVNLAYTRIVAPIDGDVVGIVTQEGQTVIASQLAPVLLKLADLDTMTVKAQVSEADVIHISPGQQVYFTILGEADKRYYAKLRGTEPAPQSFLETPTAGTPKQNTAVFYNALFDVPNPDHRLRIAMTAQVRIVLDTAQAALMVPVAALGARNANGSYPLRVLDAKGKAVSRDVQTGINNNVKVQILDGLVEGDKVVIGDASPVVAGS; translated from the coding sequence ATGCTCGCGGTATTGGCGGTTGCCATCGGCCTTGTCGTCTACACCGTTCAAGCACCCGCCGACGCGCCGCAATACCTCACCGCCACGGCTGAACGGGGTGATATTGAAAATGCCGTCCTGGCTACTGGCGTGCTGGAAGGCATCAAGCAGGTTGACGTCGGTGCCCAGGTTTCCGGGCAGTTGAAGTCGCTCAAGGTCAAGGTCGGCGACAAGGTGAAGAAGGGCCAATGGCTCGCCGAAATTGACCCGTTGATCCTGCAAAATACCCTGCGCAAAGCCCAGGTTGATGAAGAAAACCTGCAGGCTCAGCGACGTGCCACGGCGGCGCAGCTCAAGCAGGCCAAGTCTGTCTATGAGCGCTACAAAGGCTTGCAGGTCGACGAATCGGTGTCGCGCCAGGATTTTGAGGACGCCGAGTCGACCTTTCAGGTGCAGCAAGCCAACCTGTTGTCCCTGGATGCGCAGATCAAAAGCGCGCATATCCAGATCGACACCGCCAAGGTCAACCTGGCCTATACTCGCATCGTCGCGCCCATCGACGGTGATGTGGTCGGCATCGTCACCCAGGAAGGCCAGACGGTGATTGCCAGCCAGTTGGCGCCGGTACTGCTCAAGCTGGCGGACCTGGACACCATGACCGTCAAGGCCCAGGTGTCCGAGGCGGATGTGATTCACATCAGCCCCGGCCAGCAGGTGTATTTCACCATCCTCGGCGAGGCCGACAAGCGCTACTACGCCAAGCTGCGTGGCACGGAGCCGGCGCCGCAGAGCTTCCTCGAGACCCCGACCGCCGGCACGCCCAAGCAGAACACGGCGGTGTTTTACAACGCGCTGTTCGACGTGCCCAACCCCGACCACCGTCTGCGCATCGCTATGACCGCCCAGGTGCGGATCGTGCTCGATACTGCCCAGGCCGCCTTGATGGTGCCGGTGGCGGCGCTCGGTGCGCGTAATGCCAATGGCAGCTATCCGCTGCGCGTGCTGGATGCCAAGGGCAAGGCCGTGTCGCGCGATGTGCAGACCGGCATCAATAACAACGTCAAAGTGCAGATTCTGGACGGCCTGGTCGAGGGCGATAAAGTGGTGATCGGTGACGCATCGCCTGTTGTGGCGGGGAGTTGA
- a CDS encoding MacB family efflux pump subunit: protein MTQPLLELKGITRSFMAGEREFIALKGIDLTIHAGEMLAIIGASGSGKSTLMNILGGLDYATAGSYKINGIETRSLGDEQLAELRRDYFGFIFQRYHLLAHLSALHNVEMPAIYAGTPEAQRHSRARDLLTRLGLAGHTSHRPSQLSGGQQQRVSIARALMNGGEVILADEPTGALDTHSGKEVMRILAELHAAGHTVIIVTHDPKVAANAQRIVEVCDGEIVSDKANDRVGLDAPTEAPIETRRSGARRLVASLGLFKEAFNMAWVALISHRMRTLLTMLGIVIGITSVVSISAIGEGAKRYVLKDIQAIGSNTIDIFSGTSFGDSRASAIETLMPSDVEALNQLYYVDSATPVVGRNLLLRFGNIDLDAQVNGVSDRYFKVKGLKLEAGIAFSENDARRQAQVVVIDHNTRHRLFGPNVDPLGQVILVGNLPCTVIGVTADNKNMFAASKALNVWVPYETAAGRLLGQRHLDSITVRIKDGQPSKVVEENVNKLMLQRHGTKDFFTNNLDSIMQTVQKTSRSLALLLSLIAVISLLVGGIGVMNIMLVSVTERTREIGIRMAVGARQSDIRQQFLVEAVMVCLIGGMIGISLSFAIGYLFSLFVKEWEMVFSLGSIVTAFACSTLIGIVFGFVPARNAARLDPIEALARD from the coding sequence ATGACCCAGCCACTGTTGGAACTCAAGGGCATCACCCGCAGTTTCATGGCCGGCGAGCGTGAGTTCATTGCGCTCAAGGGTATCGACCTGACCATTCACGCCGGGGAAATGCTCGCGATTATCGGCGCTTCCGGCTCGGGTAAATCGACGCTGATGAACATCCTTGGCGGCCTGGATTACGCCACTGCCGGCAGCTACAAGATCAATGGCATCGAAACTCGCTCGCTGGGCGATGAGCAACTGGCGGAACTGCGCCGCGATTACTTCGGCTTTATCTTCCAGCGCTACCACTTGCTCGCGCACCTGAGTGCTTTGCACAACGTGGAAATGCCGGCGATTTACGCCGGTACTCCCGAGGCACAACGCCACAGCCGCGCACGCGATTTGCTCACGCGCCTGGGCCTGGCGGGGCACACCAGTCACCGGCCGAGCCAGTTGTCCGGTGGGCAGCAACAGCGGGTGAGTATTGCCCGCGCGTTGATGAACGGCGGTGAGGTGATCCTCGCCGACGAGCCCACCGGTGCCCTCGACACCCACAGCGGCAAGGAGGTGATGCGCATCCTAGCCGAGCTGCACGCCGCCGGGCACACGGTGATTATTGTGACCCACGACCCGAAGGTCGCGGCGAATGCCCAGCGCATTGTCGAGGTGTGTGACGGCGAGATTGTCAGCGACAAGGCCAATGACCGTGTCGGGCTGGACGCGCCCACTGAGGCGCCCATCGAGACCCGGCGCAGCGGCGCCCGACGGTTGGTGGCGAGCCTGGGTTTGTTCAAGGAAGCGTTCAACATGGCCTGGGTCGCGCTGATTTCCCATCGCATGCGCACCTTGCTGACCATGCTCGGTATCGTCATCGGTATCACCTCGGTGGTGTCGATCTCGGCCATCGGCGAAGGTGCCAAGCGTTATGTGCTCAAGGACATCCAGGCCATCGGCAGCAACACCATCGACATCTTTTCCGGTACCAGTTTTGGTGACAGCCGCGCGTCAGCCATCGAGACGCTGATGCCGTCGGATGTGGAGGCATTGAATCAGCTGTATTACGTCGACAGTGCCACGCCGGTGGTGGGGCGTAACCTGCTGCTGCGTTTTGGCAATATCGACCTGGATGCACAGGTCAATGGTGTCAGCGACCGCTACTTCAAAGTCAAAGGGCTGAAGCTGGAAGCCGGGATTGCCTTCAGCGAAAACGACGCGCGGCGCCAGGCGCAGGTGGTGGTGATCGACCACAACACCCGGCATCGCCTGTTCGGGCCGAATGTGGACCCGTTGGGCCAGGTGATCCTGGTCGGCAACCTGCCGTGTACGGTGATTGGTGTGACGGCCGACAATAAGAACATGTTCGCCGCCAGCAAGGCGCTGAACGTGTGGGTGCCTTACGAAACCGCGGCCGGACGCCTTCTGGGCCAGCGCCATCTGGACAGCATCACCGTGCGTATCAAGGACGGCCAGCCGAGCAAGGTGGTGGAAGAAAACGTCAATAAGCTCATGCTGCAACGCCATGGCACCAAGGATTTTTTCACCAATAACCTCGACAGCATCATGCAGACGGTTCAGAAAACCAGCCGCTCGCTGGCGCTGCTGTTGTCGCTGATCGCGGTGATCTCGTTGTTGGTGGGCGGCATCGGGGTGATGAACATCATGCTGGTGTCGGTCACCGAGCGTACCCGCGAGATCGGCATTCGCATGGCGGTGGGGGCGCGTCAGTCGGATATCCGCCAGCAGTTTCTGGTGGAGGCGGTGATGGTGTGCTTGATCGGCGGGATGATCGGGATCTCGTTGTCCTTTGCGATCGGCTATCTGTTTTCGTTGTTTGTGAAGGAGTGGGAGATGGTGTTTTCCTTAGGCTCGATCGTGACCGCGTTTGCCTGCTCGACCCTGATCGGCATTGTGTTTGGCTTTGTGCCGGCCAGGAATGCGGCGCGGCTGGACCCGATTGAGGCGTTGGCACGGGACTGA
- a CDS encoding response regulator transcription factor, giving the protein MNSHLFPHIGKVIASTGSRHFPRMLHDLILTQLAVDATHITQLRVGAEGHTRRRISPVYTDSVVALGAEQPAAQLHLTRRKDDVSYVLSVYRSHQSESFSPQERSMLQDFSTLLLPMVEKHITAIQPCRQNNDPAMPENQGIETLRRRIEERLVQSGLTLSNRELEVCVGLLAGRTAPELAEQLTLKVNTIESYLKRAAIKLGISGRHSLLRWMYATEEGTVTIL; this is encoded by the coding sequence ATGAACTCACACCTGTTCCCACATATAGGCAAGGTCATCGCCAGCACCGGCAGTCGCCACTTCCCACGTATGCTGCATGACCTCATCCTTACCCAACTGGCAGTGGACGCTACCCATATCACGCAGCTGCGGGTGGGTGCCGAAGGCCATACCCGCCGCCGGATCAGCCCGGTCTACACCGATTCGGTAGTGGCCTTAGGCGCAGAACAACCGGCAGCCCAACTGCACCTCACGCGCCGCAAGGACGATGTAAGCTACGTGTTGTCGGTGTACCGCTCGCACCAGTCGGAAAGTTTTTCGCCGCAAGAACGCAGCATGCTGCAGGACTTCTCCACGCTGCTGCTGCCGATGGTGGAAAAACACATCACCGCGATCCAGCCGTGCCGCCAGAACAACGACCCGGCAATGCCGGAAAACCAGGGCATCGAAACCCTGCGCCGACGCATTGAAGAACGCCTGGTGCAATCGGGGCTGACCTTGTCCAACCGCGAACTCGAGGTGTGCGTTGGTCTGCTAGCCGGGCGCACTGCACCGGAGTTGGCGGAGCAACTGACGCTGAAGGTCAACACCATCGAGAGTTACCTCAAGCGCGCCGCAATCAAGCTGGGGATCAGTGGGCGGCATTCGTTATTGCGGTGGATGTATGCGACTGAGGAAGGAACGGTCACAATCCTCTGA
- a CDS encoding methionine gamma-lyase, whose translation MNNKHNACGFSTRAIHHGYDPKDHHGALVPPIYLSATFAFPTAEYGATCFAGEASGHFYTRISNPTLALLETRMAALENGEAAVAFSSGMGAIAATFWTLLRPGDEVIVSQTLYGCTFALLHHGIGEFGIKVRHVDLTDLAALRAALSPATRMIYCETPANPNLRLVDIAAVAELAHQQPNVTVVVDNTYCTPYLQRPLELGADVVVHSATKYLSGHGDITAGIAVSSQALAQRIRLQGLKDLTGAVMSPQDASLLMRGLKTLALRMDRHCSNAQAVAEALQAHPAVQWVTYPGLRSFPQYELAARQMKQSGGMIAFELKGGIETGRRFMNALKLFTRAVSLGDAESLAQHPASMTHSTYTPEERAQHGISEGLVRLSVGLEDIADLLADVQQALAKCTRAAPRQAMIEEHAVK comes from the coding sequence ATGAACAATAAACATAATGCATGCGGCTTTTCCACCCGCGCCATCCACCACGGCTATGACCCCAAAGACCACCACGGCGCCCTCGTTCCGCCGATCTACCTGTCCGCCACCTTCGCCTTCCCCACCGCCGAATACGGCGCCACCTGTTTTGCCGGCGAAGCCAGCGGCCACTTCTATACACGCATCTCTAACCCAACCCTGGCCCTGCTGGAAACGCGCATGGCCGCCCTGGAAAACGGCGAGGCCGCCGTGGCCTTCAGCTCCGGCATGGGCGCGATTGCCGCGACGTTCTGGACCCTGCTGCGCCCTGGCGATGAAGTGATCGTCAGCCAGACCCTCTACGGTTGCACCTTCGCCCTGCTGCACCATGGCATTGGCGAGTTCGGCATCAAGGTGCGCCATGTCGACCTCACCGACCTGGCCGCCTTACGTGCGGCACTCTCCCCCGCCACCCGCATGATCTACTGCGAAACCCCAGCCAACCCCAACCTGCGTCTGGTGGACATTGCCGCCGTGGCCGAACTTGCGCACCAGCAACCGAATGTCACGGTGGTAGTCGACAACACCTACTGCACGCCTTACCTGCAACGCCCTCTGGAACTGGGTGCCGACGTGGTGGTGCACTCAGCCACCAAGTACCTCAGCGGCCACGGCGATATCACTGCGGGTATCGCCGTGAGCAGCCAGGCCCTGGCGCAACGCATCCGCCTGCAAGGGCTCAAGGACCTGACCGGCGCGGTGATGTCGCCACAGGATGCGTCCTTGCTGATGCGCGGCCTCAAGACGTTGGCGCTGCGCATGGATCGCCATTGCAGCAATGCCCAGGCAGTGGCCGAAGCTTTGCAGGCGCACCCGGCCGTGCAGTGGGTGACCTACCCCGGGCTGCGTTCTTTCCCACAGTACGAACTGGCGGCGCGGCAGATGAAGCAGTCCGGCGGCATGATCGCCTTCGAACTCAAGGGCGGGATTGAGACCGGGCGGCGCTTCATGAATGCCCTCAAGCTGTTCACCCGCGCGGTGAGCCTGGGCGATGCCGAGTCACTGGCCCAGCACCCGGCGAGCATGACCCATTCCACCTACACCCCGGAAGAACGCGCGCAACACGGTATCAGTGAAGGCCTGGTGCGATTGTCGGTGGGGCTGGAAGACATCGCCGACCTGCTGGCGGATGTGCAGCAGGCGCTGGCCAAGTGCACCCGCGCCGCCCCGCGTCAGGCGATGATAGAAGAGCACGCAGTAAAATAA
- a CDS encoding Lrp/AsnC family transcriptional regulator, whose protein sequence is MPVNLDRTDKALLNALQGNARLTVAELADRVALTTSPCWRRVRSLEESGVISGYQAILSPKALGYGVTAFVSIMMDSHTREIARAFEQRLLEIPEIVACHNVSGRYDFLLEVVARDLESFGEFAREVLQTLPCVKEIYSSFSYKSVRRLRVIPLPE, encoded by the coding sequence ATGCCCGTCAATCTTGATCGCACTGACAAGGCTCTTTTGAACGCGTTGCAAGGCAATGCCCGTCTGACCGTGGCGGAGTTGGCTGACCGGGTGGCCCTGACCACCTCACCGTGTTGGCGCCGGGTGCGGAGCCTGGAGGAGAGTGGGGTGATCAGTGGGTATCAGGCGATCCTGTCGCCCAAGGCGTTGGGGTATGGGGTGACGGCGTTTGTCAGTATCATGATGGACAGTCATACGCGGGAAATTGCTCGGGCGTTTGAGCAGCGGCTGTTGGAGATTCCTGAGATTGTGGCGTGCCATAACGTGTCGGGGCGGTATGATTTTTTGCTTGAGGTGGTGGCTCGGGATCTGGAGTCGTTTGGGGAGTTTGCGCGGGAGGTGTTGCAGACGTTGCCTTGTGTTAAGGAGATTTATTCGAGTTTTTCGTATAAGTCGGTGCGGCGGTTGCGGGTGATTCCTTTGCCGGAGTGA
- a CDS encoding AraC family transcriptional regulator — translation MAWLSATASFDPDRLTTPVIGIAALLGDHDSGLHRHQRGQLLFTQQGCTRITLDNQLCLLPPTRAAWIPCGVPHRAVMHKTVDYRSMYVSPALAEQLPKQVRVIEVSALLRAVLEPMAMAPFETDWQAGRYAHLLGLCLDEIQAATEQPMLLPLPQDKRLAPLLVDLQTLPPTLQELEKQIGASAKTIGRIFLRETGLGYQQWRQQWRLMRVIELLASGRSLGYCAFELGFASDSALIAFFKGMTGTTPRGYFKSR, via the coding sequence ATGGCCTGGCTCTCCGCCACCGCATCTTTCGATCCCGACCGCTTGACGACCCCGGTCATCGGCATCGCCGCACTGCTTGGCGACCATGACTCCGGTCTGCACCGGCACCAACGTGGGCAACTGTTGTTCACTCAGCAAGGCTGCACCCGTATCACCCTGGACAACCAACTTTGCCTGCTGCCGCCTACGCGCGCGGCGTGGATACCCTGCGGCGTACCCCATCGCGCGGTGATGCACAAAACCGTGGATTACCGTTCGATGTATGTGAGCCCGGCGTTGGCCGAGCAATTGCCGAAACAGGTACGGGTGATCGAGGTGAGCGCCTTGTTGCGCGCGGTGCTGGAACCGATGGCGATGGCGCCCTTCGAGACCGACTGGCAGGCCGGCCGGTACGCCCATTTGTTGGGGCTGTGCCTGGACGAAATCCAGGCTGCTACCGAGCAACCGATGCTCCTGCCCTTGCCGCAGGATAAACGCCTGGCACCGTTGCTGGTCGATCTCCAAACGCTGCCGCCCACCCTGCAAGAGCTGGAAAAGCAGATTGGCGCCAGCGCCAAGACCATCGGCAGGATTTTCCTGCGGGAAACCGGCCTGGGGTATCAGCAATGGCGCCAACAGTGGCGTTTGATGCGGGTCATCGAACTGCTTGCGAGCGGCCGGAGCCTGGGCTACTGCGCTTTCGAGTTGGGCTTTGCCAGTGACAGCGCGTTGATCGCTTTCTTCAAGGGCATGACCGGCACCACGCCACGCGGGTATTTCAAGTCACGCTGA
- a CDS encoding MFS transporter has translation MNVKNLLVLAMALLMFPQLAQTLYSPALGDIGRAFAVGPERAGQTLSVYFLAFAFGVVVWGRLCDRWGRRPVMLAGLALYVGASALALKMTTFNALLLAQALAAFGAAVGSVVTQTLLRDRYHGAELAQVFSLMGIALAASPALGLFSGATLVQYFGYRGVLTGLLLLALALWGWCLWALPETRPASLPTASLPQTLGLMLRDAGIWRSVGLVAAFNIALFGYYSVGPFIFARQGLSAAEFGYSGVLLALGSGLGAWLNTRLLKRGMNGEQLVLTAAAIAVLGGLLVLLLQHSWLFVGPMLLVVLAFGMAIPNVLGAALVAYRDRLGTAAALFGLMYYLLIGAGLSLVAWAQDLGWSLLICGLAALWLAAPRVFRS, from the coding sequence ATGAACGTTAAAAACCTGCTGGTGCTGGCGATGGCGTTGCTGATGTTTCCGCAACTGGCCCAAACGCTGTATAGCCCGGCCCTGGGTGACATCGGCCGGGCCTTTGCGGTCGGGCCTGAACGGGCAGGGCAGACACTGTCGGTGTACTTCCTGGCGTTCGCCTTTGGCGTCGTGGTGTGGGGCCGGCTGTGTGATCGCTGGGGGCGGCGGCCGGTGATGTTGGCCGGGTTGGCGCTGTACGTTGGCGCCTCGGCGCTGGCCTTGAAAATGACCACGTTCAACGCTTTGCTGCTGGCCCAGGCCTTGGCGGCGTTTGGCGCGGCCGTGGGTTCGGTCGTCACGCAGACGCTGTTGCGCGACCGCTACCATGGCGCCGAACTGGCCCAGGTGTTTTCGCTGATGGGCATTGCCCTGGCTGCCAGCCCGGCACTGGGTCTGTTCAGTGGCGCGACGCTGGTGCAGTACTTTGGCTATCGCGGCGTGCTCACCGGTTTGCTGCTGCTTGCACTGGCGCTGTGGGGTTGGTGCTTGTGGGCCTTGCCCGAGACGCGGCCTGCATCGTTACCGACGGCATCGCTGCCCCAGACCTTGGGCCTGATGCTCAGGGACGCGGGAATATGGCGTTCGGTCGGCTTGGTGGCGGCGTTCAATATTGCACTGTTCGGCTATTACAGCGTGGGCCCGTTTATCTTCGCGCGACAGGGGTTGTCTGCCGCCGAGTTCGGCTACAGCGGCGTGCTACTGGCGCTGGGGTCAGGGCTTGGCGCGTGGCTGAACACGCGCTTGCTCAAGCGCGGCATGAACGGTGAGCAGTTGGTGCTGACCGCTGCAGCTATCGCGGTGCTGGGTGGTTTGTTGGTACTGCTGCTGCAGCACAGCTGGTTATTCGTAGGGCCGATGTTGCTGGTGGTGTTGGCGTTCGGCATGGCGATTCCCAATGTGTTGGGGGCCGCGTTGGTCGCCTATCGCGACCGGCTGGGCACCGCCGCTGCGCTGTTTGGCTTGATGTATTACCTGCTGATCGGTGCCGGGCTCAGCTTGGTAGCCTGGGCCCAGGATCTGGGTTGGAGCCTGTTGATCTGTGGTCTGGCGGCGCTGTGGCTGGCAGCGCCGCGTGTGTTCAGAAGTTGA
- a CDS encoding TonB-dependent siderophore receptor — MVLRFRPVVTSRFALGLLLSGGIGSSLAAEIELPAVNVQGQDESGYRTNTASVGGFDEAPLLETPASITVINAAMIKDQQARLLSEVLRNDASVGDSYAPIGYYENFVVRGFSLNAASSYKINGRTITGEQNVALENKQQVEVLKGLAGLQSGISEPSGVINYVTKRPEDVRSVTVSTDDRGSGYVATDVGGWFGSEQQFGLRANVAHEDLNAYVEHANGQRDFVSLAFDWNISPDALLQLDAEYQNKQQRSVPGYQLLGGTEVPHGASPKKLLGHQSGSKQVGIESLNLNGNFEYRFSDQWKGSVSAARSKVVIDDYSSFAWGGDTQGFGNHFTPEGNYDIYDYRSPDDTRRDDEIQAAMTGLFDTAGLGHELTFGTSAFRRVIDKREAVNEYIGSGNINEDAPTFKPTDKPLKDSHRNLDSRQYGLFVTDRIRFNEQWQTILGGREVRLDEKAFDVNGNENRHTQQYVFLPQASLIYKPVENISLYTSYSKGLSLGGTAPWFATHKGDTLAPTVSRQIEAGVKYDWRRISFAAAVFQTRQAYQYAKPEGIEFTYVQQGQQKNTGIELSANGWATDRLQIATSVAAIRARVNGSGTPDYEGHQAINVPKLRASVYADYALPWVNGLAVLGGVQYSAKKSANRTGNVEVGDYAVVNVGSRYTTKLDGYETVFRLSVDNLFDKRYWRDAGEYMGDDYLFQGAPLTARLSATVNF; from the coding sequence ATGGTTTTGCGTTTTCGCCCCGTCGTCACTTCACGTTTCGCCCTCGGCCTGCTGCTCAGCGGCGGTATCGGTAGCAGCCTGGCAGCTGAAATAGAACTGCCGGCAGTGAACGTCCAGGGTCAGGATGAATCGGGGTATCGCACCAACACCGCCTCGGTCGGTGGCTTCGATGAAGCGCCGTTGCTCGAAACGCCCGCTTCGATCACCGTGATCAACGCCGCCATGATCAAGGACCAGCAAGCCCGCCTGCTCAGTGAAGTGCTGCGCAACGACGCCTCGGTGGGCGACAGCTACGCCCCCATCGGCTACTACGAAAATTTTGTGGTGCGCGGCTTCTCGCTGAACGCGGCAAGCAGCTACAAGATCAACGGGCGCACCATCACCGGCGAGCAGAACGTCGCCCTGGAAAACAAGCAGCAAGTGGAAGTACTCAAAGGCCTGGCCGGTTTGCAAAGCGGGATTTCCGAGCCCAGCGGCGTGATCAACTACGTGACCAAGCGCCCAGAGGATGTGCGTTCGGTGACCGTGTCCACTGATGATCGCGGCAGCGGCTATGTCGCCACCGATGTCGGCGGTTGGTTTGGCAGCGAGCAGCAGTTCGGCCTGCGCGCCAACGTCGCCCATGAAGACCTCAATGCCTATGTGGAACACGCCAATGGCCAGCGCGATTTTGTGTCCCTGGCCTTCGACTGGAACATCAGCCCCGATGCGCTGCTGCAACTGGATGCGGAGTACCAGAACAAGCAACAGCGCTCGGTGCCGGGGTATCAGCTGTTGGGGGGAACCGAAGTACCGCATGGCGCGTCACCGAAAAAGCTGTTGGGGCACCAGAGTGGTTCCAAACAGGTCGGCATTGAGTCGCTGAACCTCAACGGCAATTTCGAGTACCGCTTCAGTGATCAGTGGAAAGGCAGCGTAAGTGCGGCGCGCAGCAAGGTGGTGATTGACGATTACAGTTCGTTTGCGTGGGGTGGCGACACCCAGGGCTTCGGCAATCACTTCACTCCCGAAGGCAACTACGACATCTACGACTACCGCAGCCCCGACGACACCCGCCGCGACGATGAAATCCAGGCAGCCATGACCGGGCTGTTCGACACCGCAGGCCTGGGCCATGAACTGACCTTTGGCACCAGCGCGTTCCGCCGGGTGATCGACAAACGCGAAGCGGTCAACGAATACATCGGCAGCGGCAACATCAACGAAGACGCACCGACTTTCAAGCCTACCGATAAACCGCTGAAAGACAGCCACCGCAACCTCGACAGCCGCCAGTACGGCCTGTTCGTCACCGACCGCATTCGTTTCAACGAACAATGGCAAACCATCCTCGGTGGTCGCGAGGTACGCCTGGATGAAAAAGCCTTCGATGTGAATGGCAACGAAAATCGCCACACGCAGCAATACGTATTCTTGCCGCAAGCCTCGCTGATCTATAAGCCAGTGGAAAACATCTCGCTGTACACCAGCTACAGCAAGGGCCTGTCACTGGGCGGTACGGCGCCGTGGTTCGCCACCCATAAAGGCGACACCCTTGCCCCAACCGTCTCACGCCAAATCGAAGCCGGCGTAAAATACGACTGGCGCCGCATCAGCTTCGCCGCCGCCGTGTTCCAGACGCGCCAGGCCTATCAATACGCCAAGCCCGAAGGTATCGAGTTCACCTACGTGCAACAGGGCCAGCAAAAGAACACCGGGATTGAATTGTCGGCCAACGGCTGGGCCACCGACCGCCTGCAAATCGCAACCAGCGTGGCGGCGATTCGCGCGCGGGTGAACGGCAGCGGCACGCCGGATTACGAAGGCCATCAGGCGATAAACGTGCCCAAACTGCGCGCCAGCGTGTACGCCGACTACGCCCTGCCGTGGGTGAACGGGTTGGCCGTGCTCGGTGGCGTGCAATACAGCGCCAAGAAGTCCGCCAACCGCACCGGCAATGTTGAGGTCGGGGATTACGCGGTGGTCAATGTCGGCAGTCGCTACACCACCAAACTCGATGGCTATGAGACGGTGTTTCGCCTGAGCGTCGACAACCTGTTCGACAAGCGCTACTGGCGCGACGCGGGCGAATACATGGGCGATGACTACCTGTTCCAGGGCGCGCCGTTGACCGCACGCCTGAGCGCCACGGTCAACTTCTGA